A part of Bacillota bacterium genomic DNA contains:
- a CDS encoding threonine synthase, which translates to MTFLTHLECPKCGKTFTPEKPRNVCDCGAPLLARYDLKAIGGKVRRDAIKSRRSDLWRYREFLPVRDDESIVTLGEGMTPMLSSPRLGQAVGLPRLFIKDEGLNPTGSFKARGAAVGVSMARELGIRTVAMPTAGNAGGAWAAYAAKAGLTMYVVMPIDAPDLPKKECVATGAVTYLVKGLISDAGKIIGQAAKAQGWFDASTLKEPYRIEGKKTMGFEIAEQSDWELPDAILYPTGGGVGIIGIYKALEEMAAVGWIEGKWPKLISVQAEGCAPIIRAFREGKEASEFCVGAQTLAAGIRVPKALGDFLVLDAVRRTGGTAVAVSDEEILKAMSLVARTEGMLICPEGAAAVAALPRLVKDGILGPGERVVVLNTGSGLKYPDLVAADLPVLEKEASLEVAATGDGTTKG; encoded by the coding sequence ATGACCTTCCTGACCCATCTCGAGTGCCCGAAGTGCGGCAAGACCTTCACGCCCGAGAAGCCCCGGAACGTCTGTGACTGCGGGGCGCCCCTCCTGGCCCGCTACGATTTGAAGGCCATCGGAGGCAAGGTCCGACGGGACGCCATCAAGTCGCGCCGTTCCGACCTCTGGCGCTACCGCGAGTTCCTGCCGGTGCGGGACGATGAAAGCATCGTCACGCTCGGTGAGGGGATGACCCCGATGCTTTCGTCACCCAGGTTGGGACAAGCCGTAGGGCTGCCGCGACTCTTCATCAAGGACGAGGGGCTTAACCCGACCGGCAGCTTCAAGGCCCGCGGGGCGGCGGTGGGCGTATCCATGGCCCGCGAGCTCGGGATCAGGACGGTGGCCATGCCCACGGCCGGTAACGCCGGCGGGGCCTGGGCCGCCTATGCGGCCAAAGCCGGCCTGACCATGTACGTGGTCATGCCGATCGATGCGCCGGACCTGCCCAAGAAGGAGTGCGTGGCCACCGGCGCCGTGACCTATCTGGTAAAGGGCCTCATCTCCGACGCCGGCAAGATCATCGGGCAGGCGGCCAAGGCCCAGGGCTGGTTCGACGCCTCCACCCTCAAGGAACCCTACCGCATCGAAGGCAAGAAGACCATGGGCTTCGAGATCGCCGAGCAGTCCGATTGGGAGCTGCCGGACGCCATCCTCTACCCGACCGGAGGCGGGGTCGGGATCATCGGCATCTACAAGGCCCTCGAGGAGATGGCCGCCGTCGGCTGGATCGAGGGGAAGTGGCCGAAGCTCATCTCGGTCCAGGCCGAGGGGTGCGCGCCGATCATCCGGGCCTTCCGTGAGGGCAAGGAGGCTTCCGAGTTCTGCGTCGGCGCCCAAACCCTGGCGGCGGGGATCCGCGTGCCCAAGGCCCTTGGCGACTTCCTCGTCCTCGATGCCGTGCGGCGGACCGGCGGGACGGCCGTGGCCGTGTCCGACGAGGAGATTCTCAAGGCGATGAGCCTGGTGGCGCGGACCGAGGGGATGCTGATCTGCCCGGAGGGCGCGGCCGCCGTGGCCGCCCTCCCGCGCTTGGTCAAGGACGGAATCCTCGGGCCGGGCGAACGCGTCGTCGTCCTCAACACCGGCTCAGGCCTCAAGTACCCCGACCTTGTTGCCGCCGACCTGCCCGTCCTGGAGAAGGAGGCCAGCCTGGAAGTGGCGGCGACCGGGGATGGGACGACCAAGGGATAG